In Hallerella succinigenes, the following are encoded in one genomic region:
- a CDS encoding MATE family efflux transporter — MPVNLTEGSVFKNIAVFSTPYFVAYFLQTLYGLADLFVVGQFEGAEAITAVAVGSQAMHFLTVIIVGLAMGTTVLTSRAVGAGNLRSISRITGNTIVLFSLFAVISTAVLLLLCGPIVSLLKTPAEAVDGTVRYLQICFAGIPFIVAYNLIAAIFRGMGDSKHPMYFIAVACVLNIILDYVFMGGMRLGAAGAALATVLAQSMSVLVSLFAAKKLHLGVKLCRRDFRPHKALFKGLLNIGAPIAAQDGFIQVSFLFITMIANSRGVEIAAAVGIVEKIITFLFLVPSTILSTISAIAAQDMGAEKPEQAKKTLWTGTAIAAGIGLFFAVIFQPFSEPFLALFSSDASVVRFGTEYLRTYVIDCLVAGIHFCFSGYFCACGLSILSFVHNALSIVLFRIPGTGLAAKYFPDTLTPMGLAAPAGSLFSVLFCFFAYWILQKSLLLQKDSARA; from the coding sequence ATGCCTGTGAATTTGACAGAAGGAAGTGTCTTTAAGAACATAGCCGTCTTTTCAACGCCCTATTTTGTCGCCTACTTTTTGCAGACCCTTTACGGCCTTGCGGACCTATTCGTCGTTGGACAGTTCGAAGGCGCGGAAGCGATTACCGCGGTTGCCGTGGGAAGCCAGGCGATGCACTTTCTGACGGTGATAATCGTCGGGCTTGCCATGGGCACGACCGTTTTGACAAGCCGTGCCGTGGGCGCTGGAAACCTGCGAAGCATTTCGAGGATTACCGGAAACACGATTGTTCTCTTTAGTCTTTTCGCCGTGATTTCAACAGCGGTCCTCTTGCTTTTATGCGGACCGATCGTAAGTTTGCTCAAGACGCCTGCAGAAGCCGTCGATGGCACCGTGCGCTATTTGCAGATCTGTTTTGCCGGGATTCCTTTTATTGTGGCGTACAACCTGATCGCGGCGATTTTTCGCGGCATGGGAGATTCCAAGCACCCGATGTACTTCATTGCGGTCGCCTGCGTGCTGAACATTATTTTGGATTACGTGTTCATGGGCGGTATGCGCCTCGGCGCCGCAGGGGCGGCTCTCGCCACAGTCCTTGCGCAGTCGATGAGCGTTCTAGTTTCCCTTTTCGCGGCAAAAAAACTGCATTTAGGAGTCAAGCTTTGCCGTCGGGATTTTAGGCCGCACAAGGCTTTGTTCAAAGGACTTTTGAACATCGGCGCACCGATTGCCGCCCAGGACGGATTCATTCAGGTTTCATTTCTGTTCATTACGATGATCGCAAACAGCCGCGGCGTTGAAATCGCGGCGGCCGTCGGGATTGTGGAAAAGATCATCACCTTCCTGTTCCTTGTTCCATCCACCATTCTTTCGACGATTTCCGCGATTGCGGCGCAGGACATGGGAGCCGAAAAGCCAGAGCAGGCGAAGAAAACGCTTTGGACAGGAACCGCGATTGCGGCAGGGATAGGACTCTTTTTTGCGGTGATATTCCAGCCGTTTTCCGAGCCGTTCCTTGCGCTGTTCTCAAGCGACGCTTCCGTGGTACGGTTTGGAACGGAATACCTGAGAACCTATGTGATCGACTGCCTGGTTGCAGGAATCCACTTTTGCTTTAGCGGATACTTTTGCGCCTGCGGACTTTCCATTCTTTCGTTTGTGCACAATGCTCTTTCGATTGTGCTCTTCCGCATTCCGGGAACCGGGCTTGCCGCCAAATACTTCCCCGATACGCTGACCCCGATGGGCCTTGCGGCTCCAGCGGGTTCGCTTTTCTCCGTTCTCTTTTGCTTTTTTGCCTACTGGATTCTGCAAAAAAGTCTTTTACTTCAAAAGGATTCTGCGCGAGCCTAG